A genomic region of Arachis stenosperma cultivar V10309 chromosome 9, arast.V10309.gnm1.PFL2, whole genome shotgun sequence contains the following coding sequences:
- the LOC130950424 gene encoding ABC transporter G family member 36-like, whose product MDSNLSRSISRSLSRSSWKMEEVFASGRYSRRTSHVDEDEEALKWAAIEKLPTYDRLRTSIIQNFGEGDHHHHDAKAQHREVDVRKLDMNERQQIIDQIFKVAEEDNEKFLTKFRNRIDKVGIKLPTVEVRFQNLTVEANSYVGSRALPTLPNTALNILESALGMCGISTTKRTKLTILKNASGIVKPSRMALLLGPPSSGKTTLLLALAGKLDSELKVTGEISYNGHRPNEFVPRKTSAYISQNDVHVGEMTVKETLDFSARCQGVGTRYDLLAEVARREKEAGIFPEAELDLFMKATAMGGTESSLITDYTLKILGLDICKDTIVGDEMHRGVSGGQKKRVTTGEMIVGPTKTLFMDEISTGLDSSTTYQIVKCLQQIVHLTEGTILMSLLQPAPETFNLFDDIILISEGQIVYQGPREHIVEFFELCGFKCPERKGIADFLQEVTSRKDQEQYWADRNIPYRYVTVTEFANKFKRFHVGMELENELRVPFDRSRAHKAALVYNKWSVPKMDLLRACWDKEWLLIKRNSFVYIFKTVQIIIIAFIAATMFIRTRMHRRNEDDAALYVGAILFSMIMNMFNGFAELALTIQRLPVFYKQRDHLFHPAWTYTLPNFLLRIPISIFESLVWVLVTYYTIGFAPEAERFFKQLLLVFLVQQMAAGMFRFISGVCRTMIIANTGGALMLLLVFLLGGFILPKREIPNWWVWGYWVSPLSYAFNALAVNELYAPRWNKPSPTQANLTLGVSTLRNFDAFANKNWYWIGAGSLLAFTILYNVLFTLALMYLNPLGKKQAIITEEDASEMEVGEEPRLIRPPETNRESMRRSLSKADGNNSSEVAMQRMSSRANPNGTRNSDSTLDSATGVAPKRGMILPFQPLAMSFDSVNYYVDMPAEMKEQGVAEDRLQLLREVTSAFRPGVLTALMGVSGAGKTTLMDVLAGRKTGGYIEGDIRISGFPKKQETFARVSGYCEQTDIHSPQVTIRESLLYSAFLRLPKEVSREEKTQFVDQVMDLVELDSLKDAIVGLPGVTGLSTEQRKRLTIAVELVANPSIIFMDEPTSGLDARAAAIVMRTVRNTVDTGRTVVCTIHQPSIDIFEAFDELLLMKRGGQVIYSGPLGRNSHKIVEYFEAIPGVPKIKEMYNPATWMLEVSSIAAEVRLGMDFAEYYKNSALFQRNKTLVKELSTPPPGAKDLYFPTKYSQNAWGQFTSCLWKQWLTYWRSPDYNLVRFFFTLASALMIGTVFWRVGKHTLTTSSLTMVIGAMYAAVIFVGINNCQTVQPVVAIERTVFYRERAAGMYAPMPYAIAQVLTEIPYVFIQAVYYSLIVYAMVSFDWKVEKFFWFFFVSFFSFLYFTYYGMMTVSITPNHQVASIFAAAFYGLFNLFSGFFIPRPKIPKWWVWYYWICPVAWTVYGLIVSQYRDITTEMFIASENRNYTVKDYINHHYGFKPDFMGPVAAVLVLFAVFFAFVFAVCIRALNFQTR is encoded by the exons ATGGATTCAAATTTAAGCAGAAGCATAAGCAGGAGCTTAAGCAGATCAAGTTGGAAAATGGAAGAGGTATTTGCAAGTGGGAGATATTCAAGGAGAACCTCACATGTTGATGAAGATGAAGAGGCTTTGAAATGGGCTGCAATTGAGAAGCTTCCAACCTATGATAGGTTGAGAACAAGTATCATTCAGAATTTTGGTGAaggtgatcatcatcatcatgatgCCAAGGCTCAGCATAGAGAAGTTGATGTTAGGAAGCTTGATATGAATGAGAGGCAACAAATCATTGATCAAATCTTCAAGGTGGCTGAAGAGGATAATGAGAAGTTCTTGACCAAGTTCAGAAACAGAATTGACAA GGTTGGAATCAAACTTCCAACAGTTGAAGTAAGGTTTCAGAATTTGACAGTTGAGGCTAATTCCTATGTTGGAAGCAGAGCTTtgccaacacttccaaacactgCATTGAACATTCTAGAATCAGCACTTGGCATGTGTGGGATTAGTACTACTAAAAGAACAAAGCTCACAATTCTTAAGAATGCCTCCGGAATTGTTAAACCCTCGAG GATGGCCCTTTTACTTGGCCCACCTTCTTCAGGAAAAACAACTCTTTTGTTGGCATTGGCTGGAAAATTGGACTCTGAATTGAAG GTAACCGGAGAAATTAGTTATAATGGGCATAGGCCTAATGAATTTGTGCCAAGAAAGACTTCAGCATACATTAGCCAAAATGATGTTCATGTTGGAGAAATGACAGTTAAGGAGACACTTGATTTCTCAGCTAGGTGCCAAGGAGTTGGAACTAGATATG ATCTATTAGCTGAGGTTGCTAGAAGAGAAAAGGAAGCTGGCATATTTCCAGAGGCAGAACTTGACCTTTTCATGAAG gcaACTGCAATGGGAGGAACAGAAAGCAGTCTCATCACTGATTATACTCTTAAA ATTTTAGGCCTTGATATTTGCAAGGATACTATTGTTGGAGATGAAATGCATAGAGGCGTATCCGGTGGCCAAAAGAAGCGTGTCACAACTG GTGAGATGATTGTTGGGCCTACAAAAACACTGTTTATGGATGAGATATCCACTGGTCTTGATAGCTCCACAACATATCAAATAGTGAAATGCTTGCAACAAATTGTGCATCTCACTGAAGGAACAATACTAATGTCCCTTCTCCAACCAGCTCCTGAGACATTCAATCTCTTTGATGACATCATTCTCATTTCTGAGGGCCAAATTGTCTACCAGGGTCCACGTGAGCACATTGTTGAGTTCTTTGAATTATGTGGGTTCAAATGCCCTGAGAGAAAGGGCATTGCTGACTTTTTACAAGAG GTTACCTCAAGAAAGGATCAAGAACAATATTGGGCAGACAGAAACATACCATACCGTTATGTAACTGTAACAGAATTTGCaaacaagttcaaaagattCCATGTTGGAATGGAACTGGAAAATGAGCTAAGAGTGCCATTTGACAGATCAAGAGCACACAAAGCAGCACTTGTATACAACAAATGGTCAGTTCCCAAAATGGACCTTCTAAGAGCATGTTGGGACAAAGAGTGGCTCCTCATCAAGAGGAACTCATTTGTCTACATCTTCAAGACTGTCCAGATCATCATTATCGCCTTCATCGCCGCCACCATGTTTATAAGGACGAGAATGCACCGGCGAAATGAGGACGATGCAGCCCTCTACGTCGGCGCAATCTTGTTTAGCATGATCATGAACATGTTCAATGGTTTTGCTGAGCTTGCACTCACCATTCAAAGGCTTCCTGTGTTTTACAAGCAGAGGGATCATCTTTTCCACCCTGCTTGGACTTACACTCTTCCCAATTTCCTCTTGAGGATTCCAATTTCGATATTCGAGTCTCTTGTTTGGGTGCTTGTTACCTACTACACTATAGGATTTGCTCCTGAAGCTGAGAG GTTCTTCAAGCAACTTTTGTTGGTGTTCCTTGTTCAACAAATGGCTGCTGGAATGTTTAGGTTCATTTCTGGAGTCTGCAGAACAATGATCATAGCAAACACTGGTGGTGCACTCATGCTTCTTCTTGTTTTCCTTCTTGGTGGTTTCATCCTTCCGAAAC GTGAAATTCCAAATTGGTGGGTGTGGGGATACTGGGTTTCACCACTATCATATGCCTTCAATGCCCTTGCTGTGAATGAATTATATGCACCAAGATGGAACAAACCA TCTCCTACACAGGCAAATTTGACATTAGGTGTGTCTACATTAAGAAACTTTGATGCTTTTGCCAACAAGAATTGGTACTGGATTGGTGCAGGATCACTTTTAGCCTTCACTATTTTGTACAATGTTCTGTTTACTCTTGCACTTATGTACCTAAATC CTCTTGGAAAGAAACAAGCAATTATAACTGAAGAAGATGCGAGCGAAATGGAGGTAGGCGAAGAACCAAGACTCATTAGGCCACCAGAAACCAACCGAGAATCAATGCGCCGGTCATTGTCTAAGGCTGATGGAAATAACTCAA GTGAAGTTGCGATGCAGCGAATGAGCAGCCGGGCTAATCCCAATGGAACAAGAAATTCTGATTCGACACTTGATTCGGCCACTGGTGTAGCCCCaaagagaggaatgattctacCTTTCCAGCCACTTGCAATGTCCTTTGACAGTGTTAATTACTATGTGGACATGCCTGCA GAAATGAAAGAGCAAGGAGTGGCAGAGGATAGGCTGCAACTTCTGAGGGAAGTAACAAGTGCCTTTAGGCCTGGAGTCTTGACTGCTCTGATGGGAGTCAGTGGAGCTGGGAAGACAACTTTGATGGATGTTTTGGCCGGAAGAAAAACCGGTGGTTACATTGAAGGAGATATTAGAATCTCCGGGTTCCCTAAGAAGCAAGAAACCTTTGCTAGAGTTTCAGGTTACTGCGAACAGACCGATATTCATTCGCCACAAGTTACTATCCGAGAATCTTTGCTTTACTCGGCATTCCTTCGCTTGCCTAAGGAAGTTAGCCGCGAAGAAAAGACA CAATTTGTGGACCAAGTTATGGACTTGGTAGAGTTGGACAGTCTCAAGGATGCTATAGTTGGGCTTCCAGGAGTTACAGGGCTGTCGACTGAACAGCGAAAGAGGCTGACAATCGCTGTCGAGCTTGTTGCTAATCCTTCAATCATTTTCATGGATGAACCAACCTCAGGTCTTGATGCAAGAGCAGCAGCCATTGTTATGAGAACAGTGAGGAACACTGTGGACACTGGAAGAACAGTTGTCTGCACAATTCACCAGCCTAGCATAGATATCTTTGAAGCTTTTGACGAG CTCTTGCTGATGAAAAGAGGAGGGCAAGTGATCTACTCAGGACCTTTAGGCCGGAACTCGCACAAGATTGTAGAATACTTTGAGGCAATTCCAGGTGTCCCAAAGATCAAGGAAATGTACAACCCTGCAACATGGATGCTTGAAGTAAGTTCCATTGCAGCCGAAGTCCGGCTTGGAATGGACTTTGCTGAATACTACAAGAACTCTGCTTTGTTCCA GCGCAACAAAACTCTTGTGAAGGAGCTAAGCACGCCACCTCCTGGCGCAAAGGATTTATATTTCCCCACCAAGTACTCTCAAAATGCATGGGGTCAGTTCACATCTTGTTTATGGAAGCAATGGCTGACATATTGGAGAAGTCCAGATTACAATCTTGTTAGATTCTTCTTCACCTTAGCAAGTGCTCTCATGATTGGGACAGTGTTCTGGAGAGTTGGCAAGCACAC GTTGACCACATCTAGCTTGACCATGGTAATTGGAGCAATGTATGCTGCAGTTATTTTCGTTGGAATTAACAACTGCCAAACTGTCCAACCGGTAGTAGCCATTGAACGAACTGTATTCTATCGAGAAAGAGCAGCCGGAATGTATGCTCCTATGCCTTATGCTATTGCACAG GTTCTAACTGAGATTCCTTATGTCTTCATCCAAGCTGTGTATTACTCACTCATAGTGTATGCAATGGTGTCCTTTGACTGGAAGGTGGAGAAGttcttttggttcttctttgtcagcttcttctccttcttgtACTTCACATACTATGGCATGATGACTGTTTCCATCACACCAAACCATCAAGTTGCATCGATCTTCGCAGCAGCATTCTATGGACTCTTCAATCTCTTCTCTGGTTTCTTTATCCCAAGACCT AAAATTCCTAAATGGTGGGTTTGGTACTACTGGATTTGTCCTGTGGCATGGACAGTGTATGGACTAATCGTTTCGCAGTACAGAGATATCACCACCGAAATGTTTATAGCCAGCGAAAATAGGAACTACACTGTCAAAGATTATATTAACCACCATTATGGTTTCAAACCAGACTTCATGGGACCAGTTGCTGCAGTTTTGGTGCTTTTCGCTGTCTTCTTCGCCTTTGTGTTTGCCGTATGCATCAGGGCACTGAACTTCCAAACAAGATAA